DNA from Rhinoderma darwinii isolate aRhiDar2 chromosome 6, aRhiDar2.hap1, whole genome shotgun sequence:
GATTAATCAGTGGAGTCACCACCGTGTACATGACGGACACCAGCCGGTCTTCTGAGGAATTGGAAGTTGGACTTGGACGTAGATAGGTTGAGATAAGAGTCCCATAGAAGATGAAGACCACGGTTAGATGGGATGTACATGTAGAGAAAGCCTTCAGCTTACCATTCTGGGAATTAATGCCCATTATTGTGCGAAATATTCGGATGTATGGGACCAAGGTCATGCTGAAGGCACCagatcccattattatacctacCAGGAACATCACCAAGACATTGATGAAAGTATTAGTACATGAGAGCAAAAATAACTGGGGGAGGTCACAAAAGAAACTATTAATAACATTGGGTCCACAAAAGTCCAGTCTTTGGATGCACAATGTGTGGATTAATGAAGTGAGGAAGCCAATAGACCAGGCAGCAGAGACCATCTGGGCACACATCTTAGGATGCATTATCTGGACGTAATGTAGTGGATGGCAGATCGCTATGTACCTATCGTAGGACATGGCCGCCAATAAATagagctcaatacatataaaggagaagaagaagaagaactgGGTGATGCAGGAAGGAACAGCAATGGTCCTGGATTTAGAGAAGAAATCAGAGAGCATTCTAGGGGCAGTGACAGAAGAGTAGAAGACGTCCAACCCGGCAAGATTACTCAGGAACAAGTACATAGGAGTGTGGAGACCATGGTCAATGAAGATCAAGAGGACAATCAAGAGATTTCCAGCCAGAGATGTCAGGTAGATGAAGAGAAACAGCAGGAACAGGGGGAGATGGCCCCATGGCAGGTCTGACAACCCTAGGAACACAAATTCTGATACTTTGGTTTGATTTGTTGACCTCATCTTAGAAAActcaggtcctggaggctgcagggaaaaccatgacaatAAAACTACTGTTAATAAAGGCTAAGGGTCATGATTTGTAAATGTAGACGTTCTataacagacccccccccccccataatccACACATGCAAtaataagcccttattcacacgacagggtttcccggccgggtgagggtcgttcataaaacggccgggTGACGgtcgttcataaaacggccgtcacccggctgcagtaggaacaatagacccctaatgaggctattcacacgaccgatttttttgacggcccgggaaacctggccttcaaaaaatgggacatgtcctattttcggccgtttacccggccgcccggctcccatagaagtctatggggccggttaatacacggccatcaccggaatgtgtcctgagtgatggccatgtattccgttgctcgctccctcctcacagcgcagagtgcatgtgaggaggaggagtttatgccattcggacgaatggctgtacactggagatacactgtgtggcagggccggtgtgtacagcaggtggagggagcgctgcgctggctcccttcccgtgcttgttttaaaagcgccctggcccggcgacatcttccatggccgatggcgccgctagcagctgctgctgctgcggctactactactgtagcgacgccactatagcagagcagggaggtatctccccgctctgctatgtgctagccgcacttagtgttcgggaattccgctcctgaacagagcgcttgatgtctctgtccatatctgggcagtgacatcagggaaaactcctgaagcggaatccccaaacactctgtgaccggggattccacaccaggagaagccagtaacgttcagtgtccataaatggacacagacgacaggggcttttcctgaagtggaatcacggaccacatggggattccccttcaggagttgcccctgatgtcactgtccagatatgcccggcccggaacagatgcaaaactaatgcaaaccggccgggaaaaacggccaattttatcggctgacactcaggctcgggcgggaccctgtcgtgtgaataaggcttaacaCTGGACACTTCTACACTGGATGCCTCATAATAAAACCCATGGTGAGAGATTTCTCCACCTTCTACCAGGACACAGGACAGGACAGGGCAGGACAGGGCAGGACAGGACAGGGCAGGACACAGGACAGGACAgggcaggacaggacaggacagggCAGGCTGTGTATTACTGTGCGATGAGTCTTTTAACTCAATTACCGGATTGCTACTTCTACTCTCCTGTCTACgatgaatatataaatatatatatatatatttgagtgtatgtatgtgtatatacagtatgtgactttatatatgtatgtatatgtttgtgtacatttatgtgtgtgtatgtgtatatgtatgtatgtatactatgtatgtatgtatgtgtgtatgtatgtatgtatgtatgtatgtatgtatgtatgtatgtatgtatactatgtatgtatgtatgtatgtatgtatgtatgtatgtatgtatgtatgtatgtatgtatgtgtatatgtatgtgtatatgtatgtatgtatgtgtatatgtatgtatgtatgtatgtgtatatgtatgtgtgtgtatgtatgtatatatgtatgcatatgtatatgtatatgtatgtatgtgtatatgtaaatatatgtatgtatgtatgtatatgtatgtgtatgtgtatatgtatgtgtatatgtatgtatgtatatgtatatgtatatgtatgtatgtatgtatgtatgtatgtgtatatgtatgtgtatgtatgtgtatatgtatgtatgtatgtatgtatgtatgtatgtgtgtgtatatgtatgtgtgtgtgtgtgtatgaatgtatatatgtatgcatttgtatatgtatgtatgtgtatgtatatgtatgtatgtatgtatgtatgtatgtatgtatgtatgtgtgtgtgtgtgtgtgtgtgtgtgtgtgtgtgtgtgtgtgtgtgtgtgtatgtgtgtgtgtacgtacgtacgtgtgtatatatgtatgtgtgaatgtttCCTTAAATGGCGGTCATACAAGAGACACTTCTGGAAGCGTTAGAACCACATAGTTCCTTATCCTGTGAGCAGAATTGACATGTAATACAATTATCTTCCTGAAAAATCTATGTAAAAGTTGTGACTGTATGCAGCCGTGCATGTCTAGGGTCGTGCATGTCTAGGGTCGTGCATGTCTAGGGTCGTGCATGTCTACGGTCGTGCATGTCTAGGGTCGTGCATGTTTACGGTCGTGCATGCCTTGGGTTGTGCATATCTAGGGCCGTGCATGCCTACGATCGTGCATGTCTACGGTAGTGCATTTCTAGGGTCGTGCATGTCTAGGGTCGTGCATGCCTTTGGTTGTGCATGTCTATGGTCGTGCATGTCTAGGGCCGTGCATGCCTTTGGTTGTGCATGTCTACGATCGTGCATATCTAGGGTCATGCATGCCTAGGGTCGTGCATGTCTAGGGTCGTGCATGTCTAAGGTCGTGCATGTCTAGGGTCGTGCATGCCTAGGGTCGTGCATGTCTAGGGTCGTGCATGTCTAGGGTCGTGCATGCCTAGGGTCGTGCATGCCTAGGGTCGTGCATGTCTAGGGTCGTGCATGTCTAGGGTCGTGCATGTCTAGGGTCGTGCATGTCTAGGGTCGTGCATGTCTATGGTCGTGCATGTCTAGGGTTGTGCATGTCTAGGGTCGTGCATGTCTAGGGTCGTGCATGTCTAGGGTCGTGCATGTCTAAGGTCGTGCATGTCTAAGGTCGTGCATGTCTTGGGTCGTGCATGTCTAGGGTCGTGCATGTCTAGGGTCGTGCAATGTCTATGGTCGTGCATGTCTAGGGTCGTGCATGTCTAGGGTCGTGCATGTCTAGGGTCGTGCATTCCTAGGGTCGTGCATGTCTAAGGTCGTGCATATATACGGTCGTGCATGTCTAGGGTCGTGCATGTCTAGGGTCGTGCATGTCTAGGGTCGTGCATGTCTATGGTCGTGCATGTCTAGGGTCGTGCATGTCTAGGGTCGTGCATGCCCAGGGTCGTGCATGTCTAGGGTCGTGCATGTCTAAGGTCGTGCATGTATACGGTCGTGCATGTCTAGGGTCGTGCATGTCTAGGGTCGTGCATGTCTAAGGTCGTGCATGTCTTGGGTCGTGCATGTCTAGGGTCGTGCATGTCTAGGGTCGTGCAATGTCTATGGTCGTGCATGTCTAGGGTCGTGCATGTCTAGGGTCGTGCATGTCTAGGGTCGTGCAATGTCTATGGTCGTGCATGTCTAGGGTCGTGCATGTCTAGGGTCGTGCATGTCTAGGGTCGTGCATGCCTAGGGTCGTGCATGCCTAGGGTCGTGCATGTCTAAGGTCGTGCATATATACGGTCGTGCATGTCTAGGGTCGTGCATGTCTAGGGTCGTGCATGTCTAGGGTCGTGCATGCCCAGGGTCGTGCATGTCTAGGGTCGTGCATGTCTAAGGTCATGCATGTATACGGTCGTGCATGTCTAGGGTCGTGCATGTCTAGGGTCGTGCATGTCTTGGGTCGTGCATGTATACGGTCGTGCATGTCTAGGGTCGTGCATGCCTAGGGTCGTGCATGTCTAGGGTCGTGCATGTCTTGGGTCATGCATGTATACGGTCGTGCATGTCTAGGGTCGTGCATGCCTAGGGTCGTGCATGTCTAAGGTCGTGCATGTATACGGTCGTGCATGTCTAGGGTCGTGCATGTCTAGGGTTGTGCATGCCTTGGGTCGTGCATGTCTAGGGTCGTGCATGTCTAAGGTCGTGCATGTATACGGTCGTGCATGTCTAGGGTCGTGCATGTCTAGGGTTGTGCATGCCTTGGGTCGTGCATGCCTACGGTCGTGCATGTCTAGGATCGTGAACCTCTTGGGTCGTGAACCT
Protein-coding regions in this window:
- the LOC142656711 gene encoding olfactory receptor 5AN6-like, producing the protein MAQTVPLNKAFVNQAASKGLEKAELLIHKGLNVKAMLIATNQITPSISPEQMDEAQKPPGPEFSKMRSTNQTKVSEFVFLGLSDLPWGHLPLFLLFLFIYLTSLAGNLLIVLLIFIDHGLHTPMYLFLSNLAGLDVFYSSVTAPRMLSDFFSKSRTIAVPSCITQFFFFFSFICIELYLLAAMSYDRYIAICHPLHYVQIMHPKMCAQMVSAAWSIGFLTSLIHTLCIQRLDFCGPNVINSFFCDLPQLFLLSCTNTFINVLVMFLVGIIMGSGAFSMTLVPYIRIFRTIMGINSQNGKLKAFSTCTSHLTVVFIFYGTLISTYLRPSPTSNSSEDRLVSVMYTVVTPLINPLIYSLRNKDLKDAVRRCLHSVRLDKAFIK